In a genomic window of Lycium ferocissimum isolate CSIRO_LF1 chromosome 9, AGI_CSIRO_Lferr_CH_V1, whole genome shotgun sequence:
- the LOC132030090 gene encoding MOB kinase activator-like 1A — MSLFGLGRNQRTFRPKKSAPSGSKGAQLRKHIDATLGSGNLREAVRLPPGEDINEWLAVNTVDFFNQVNLLYGTLTEFCTPENCPTMTAGPKYEYRWADGVQIKKPIEVSAPKYVEYLMDWIETQLDDESLFPQRLGAPFPSNFKDVVKTIFKRLFRVYAHIYHSHFQKIVSLKEEAHLNTCFKHFILFTHEFGLIDKKELAPLQEIIESIIVPY; from the exons ATGAGTCTTTTTGGTCTTGGAAG GAATCAGAGAACATTCCGGCCCAAAAAAAGTGCACCCTCAGGGAGTAAG GGGGCACAACTAAGGAAGCATATTGACGCCACATTGGGTAGTGGAAACTTGAGAGAGGCTGTGAGGCTCCCTCCGGGAGAAGATATTAACGAGTGGCTTGCTGTCAACA CTGTCGATTTCTTCAACCAGGTGAATCTGCTGTATGGCACCCTGACTGAGTTCTGTACGCCAGAGAACTGCCCTACAATGACCGCAGGCCCTAA GTATGAGTACAGGTGGGCTGATGGAGTACAAATTAAGAAGCCTATTGAAGTTTCAGCTCCAAAATACGTTGAATATTTGATGGACTGGATTGAAACTCAATTGGATGATGAATCATTATTTCCTCAGAGGCTTG GTGCGCCGTTTCCATCTAACTTCAAGGATGTTGTGAAGACAATTTTTAAGCGTCTCTTCCGCGTATATGCACATATTTATCACTCACATTTTCAGAAAATTGTGAGTCTTAAGGAGGAGGCCCATTTGAATACGTGCTTTAAACATTTCATACTCTTCACTCAT GAATTTGGACTGATAGACAAGAAGGAGCTGGCTCCACTCCAAGAGATTATAGAATCCATCATTGTCCCTTACTGA
- the LOC132030085 gene encoding uncharacterized protein LOC132030085: protein MGSFPGHVLPGTLFLVIGVWHIWSAMVRYSTNPKSFRVRVWNPVSGFDGRLKYLELYVIAIGGFIDFCIELFYSTHLRLFVHGVLNPRHMNNFEHAGMLLMFVIFGVIVLLSEKTSFLPLPDGALCLIGATAFCAEYFLFFFHSTTHKGLEGYYHLILVLLIGLCILTIIAGTLMPTSFPLDLASGIAVTLQGLWFYQTAFTLYGPMMPEGCQLKGNDVMCRSADSEVRGELLANFQLFSMVFVVLAATAGAYSFAASETGHSEIRNSHVPIDG from the exons atgggTTCTTTTCCTGGACATGTTCTTCCTGGAACACTATTTCTTGTGATTGGTGTGTGGCATATATGGTCAGCTATGGTTAGATATTCAACAAATCCCAAGTCATTTAGGGTAAGGGTTTGGAACCCTGTTTCAGGTTTTGATGGGAGGTTGAAATATTTGGAACTTTATGTTATAGCAATTGGAGGttttattgatttttgtatCGAGCTCTTCTATTCGACACACCTCAGACTTTTCGTTCATGGAGTTTTGAATCCTAGACATATGAATAACTTTGAGCATGCTGGAATGCTTCTCATGTTCGTTATCTTCGGCGTGATTGTACTCCTTTCAGAGAAAACCAG TTTTCTTCCGTTGCCTGATGGAGCTCTCTGCTTAATCGGTGCCACAGCATTCTGTGCAGagtatttcttgttctttttccaCTCCACAACCCACAAAGGCCTCGAAGGGTACTATCACCTTATCCTTGTCCTCCTCATCGGACTCTGCATATTGACAATTATCGCTGGAACTCTTATGCCTACCAGCTTCCCTCTTGATTTGGCTAGCGGCATTGCCGTAACACTCCAAGGCCTCTGGTTCTATCAGACTGCATTCACTCTGTATGGTCCGATGATGCCAGAAGGTTGCCAGCTCAAGGGGAACGATGTCATGTGTCGTTCAGCAGATAGCGAGGTTCGAGGTGAGTTGCTTGCAAACTTCCAACTTTTCTCCATGGTTTTTGTTGTCCTTGCTGCCACTGCTGGAGCTTATAGCTTTGCAGCTTCAGAGACTGGTCATTCAGAAATTAGGAATTCACATGTGCCTATTGATGGTTAA